From the genome of Streptomyces sp. NBC_01116, one region includes:
- a CDS encoding ferric reductase-like transmembrane domain-containing protein, which translates to MTNPLPTPEPAAAAETPESAATGTGPDATATDGAAPDDGRVPSPRQPGAPKRPTLRSDLRASWPDGLVALLITAAIFVLLYIRIRNKTSSTVTVMPFMAEAGDFWLYFLSQAFGWSALLWAWGTVILGLMLSGPRPGRLPLSGPRLERLHRTTSLNTIALIAAHALLFGAELVRHDTASWNSAVATAFVEALVPGGYDSGTGKIAIPIGQAALYLAIPLGLVFYVRHRIGQKTWRILHRCVIVVYVLSVWHTLLYGTNVWYDGWFRTSVWLLQLPIAALLLLRLLRPARRSEKLPSRPGATAGARTGWVLRVGGRLVVVAVLAALVAVVASGSDGGRSVPPEDTSSTHNHD; encoded by the coding sequence ATGACGAACCCACTCCCCACCCCCGAACCGGCAGCGGCCGCCGAGACGCCCGAAAGCGCCGCCACCGGGACCGGACCCGACGCCACGGCCACCGACGGCGCCGCACCGGACGACGGCCGCGTCCCCTCCCCCCGGCAGCCGGGAGCGCCGAAACGGCCGACGCTCCGCTCCGACCTGCGGGCCTCGTGGCCCGACGGCCTGGTGGCGCTCCTCATCACCGCGGCGATCTTCGTCCTGCTCTACATACGTATCCGCAACAAGACCTCGTCCACGGTCACCGTGATGCCGTTCATGGCCGAGGCGGGCGACTTCTGGCTGTACTTCCTCAGCCAGGCGTTCGGCTGGTCCGCCCTGCTCTGGGCCTGGGGAACCGTCATCCTCGGGCTGATGCTGTCCGGCCCCCGGCCGGGCCGCCTGCCGCTGTCGGGCCCCCGGCTGGAGCGCCTGCACCGCACCACGAGCCTCAACACCATCGCCCTGATCGCGGCCCACGCCCTGCTGTTCGGGGCCGAGCTGGTCCGGCACGACACCGCCTCCTGGAACTCCGCGGTCGCCACCGCCTTCGTGGAGGCCCTCGTTCCCGGCGGCTACGACTCGGGGACCGGGAAGATCGCCATCCCCATCGGCCAAGCGGCCCTGTACCTCGCAATCCCCCTCGGCCTGGTCTTCTACGTACGCCACCGCATCGGCCAGAAGACCTGGCGGATACTGCACCGCTGCGTGATCGTCGTCTACGTCCTCAGCGTCTGGCACACCCTGCTGTACGGGACCAACGTCTGGTACGACGGCTGGTTCCGCACGAGCGTCTGGCTGCTCCAGCTCCCGATCGCCGCGCTGCTGCTCCTGCGGCTGCTGCGGCCCGCCCGCCGCTCCGAGAAGCTGCCGTCCCGGCCCGGAGCGACCGCCGGGGCCCGCACCGGGTGGGTTCTGCGCGTGGGCGGCCGGCTCGTCGTGGTGGCGGTCCTGGCGGCACTCGTCGCCGTCGTGGCCAGTGGCAGCGACGGCGGGCGCAGCGTGCCCCCGGAGGACACCTCCTCCACCCACAACCACGACTGA
- a CDS encoding universal stress protein, with protein MTTNDLPVIAAVDGSAHSRQALDWATHEAVRRGLPLLIVHVRPLTRQVDEETGRREAETLLAESVRRSALIAPELRPSTLAPLDFPSAALVSLGRDASMIVVGSRGLGGFRSLMVGSNSLATASMASCPVVVVQEGRPEGDDDRAGDAGAFTDIVAGVAADESSEAVLEFAFATAASRPGARLRIVHGWTMFSSMLAGGPVLDRQEAAGSAARTLAELTSGWHEKYPQVEIVREPVNGSASRTLVTASATAALTVVGRRKGGESLGLGLSPVAQTAVTHALGPVAVVPC; from the coding sequence ATGACCACCAACGATCTTCCCGTGATCGCCGCAGTCGACGGTTCCGCGCACAGTCGGCAGGCGCTCGACTGGGCCACCCACGAAGCCGTGCGGCGGGGACTGCCCCTGCTGATCGTCCACGTCCGTCCGCTCACCCGGCAGGTCGACGAGGAGACCGGACGGCGCGAGGCGGAGACCCTTCTGGCCGAGTCCGTGCGCCGGAGCGCGCTGATCGCTCCGGAGCTGCGGCCCTCGACGCTGGCCCCGCTGGACTTCCCGTCCGCTGCCCTGGTCTCGCTCGGCCGGGACGCGTCGATGATCGTGGTCGGGTCGCGCGGGCTCGGCGGCTTCCGCTCGCTGATGGTCGGTTCCAACAGCCTCGCCACCGCGTCGATGGCGAGCTGCCCCGTCGTCGTCGTGCAGGAGGGCCGCCCGGAGGGGGACGACGACCGCGCCGGGGACGCGGGGGCCTTCACCGACATCGTGGCGGGGGTGGCCGCCGACGAGAGCAGCGAGGCGGTCCTGGAGTTCGCCTTCGCCACCGCGGCTTCCCGGCCGGGCGCACGGCTGCGGATCGTGCACGGCTGGACGATGTTCTCCTCGATGCTCGCGGGCGGCCCCGTCCTGGACCGGCAGGAGGCGGCGGGCTCGGCCGCTCGGACCCTGGCCGAGCTGACGTCGGGGTGGCACGAGAAGTACCCGCAGGTGGAGATCGTCCGGGAGCCCGTCAACGGTTCGGCCTCGCGCACCCTGGTGACGGCGTCGGCCACCGCGGCCCTGACGGTGGTCGGCCGCCGCAAGGGCGGCGAGTCGCTCGGGCTCGGGCTGTCCCCGGTGGCGCAGACGGCGGTCACGCACGCGCTGGGACCGGTCGCCGTCGTGCCCTGCTGA
- a CDS encoding nuclear transport factor 2 family protein, whose protein sequence is MTQRVALATVMDRLAVDAVITGYAVAVDDGAWSDYGALFTPDGRADYRGAGGVEGPADEIARWLEETMRLFPVRQHLIVNRRIDLEDLGGYTGDRAEVRADYLNPMCLARKTASGPDADAPGGAGSGRAGGATPDFVTGGRYTFELRRAEPDWLIRSVTVHEKWRRAPGA, encoded by the coding sequence ATGACACAGCGTGTGGCACTCGCGACCGTGATGGACCGGCTCGCCGTCGATGCGGTGATCACCGGATACGCGGTGGCCGTCGACGACGGGGCCTGGTCGGACTACGGCGCCCTGTTCACCCCGGACGGCCGCGCGGACTACCGGGGCGCGGGGGGCGTGGAGGGCCCGGCCGACGAGATCGCCCGGTGGCTGGAGGAGACGATGCGCCTCTTCCCCGTACGTCAGCACCTGATCGTCAACCGCCGGATCGACCTGGAGGACCTGGGCGGCTACACGGGCGACCGGGCCGAGGTGCGGGCCGACTACCTCAATCCGATGTGCCTGGCCCGGAAGACGGCGAGCGGCCCGGACGCGGACGCGCCGGGGGGAGCCGGTTCCGGGCGGGCCGGGGGTGCGACGCCCGACTTCGTGACCGGCGGCCGCTACACCTTCGAGCTGCGGCGCGCCGAACCGGACTGGCTCATCCGCTCGGTCACCGTCCACGAGAAGTGGCGCCGGGCGCCGGGCGCGTAG
- the lnt gene encoding apolipoprotein N-acyltransferase — protein sequence MRIRGGRLPAGRKAAGASDEGTSGGGASGGGAPGDGPSAGRGAFASPWTRGAAALLAGALPALAFPAPGLWWFAYVALVPWLLLIRTAQAPRRAALDGWIGGIGFVVAVHHWLVPSLHVFIVLLAALLGLLWAPWGLLVSRLLGGSPSASRAVAAVVVVPSGWLMIELVRSWEGLGGPWGLLGASQWEVAPALRVASVGGVWLVSLLVLAVNTGVALLVVGRAARTTAGVLLVVCALSVAAVAAWAPRPTSTGAVRIAVVQPGVVEGPGSVARRFDRGEELTRSLRGRGVDLVVWGESSIGAGAWERPETARRLAGLSRLVGADLLVNVDARQTDGSGRSGIFKSAVLVGPGGPTGDRYDKMRLVPFGEYVPARSLLGWATSVGKAAGEDRLRGDRQVVMTLPDGAPGLRIGPLVCFETAFPDMSRRLVRDGAQVIVAQSATSTFQDSWAPAQHASLGALRAAENGRPMVHATLTGISAAYGPRGERVGRPLGTDASAAEVFDLPLARGETLYGRFGDWPVYGALAALAVLCAVEGLRALRRPAPGPPGPPARTAHGSPGRPGR from the coding sequence ATGCGAATCCGGGGCGGGCGTCTCCCGGCCGGCCGGAAGGCGGCGGGTGCGTCCGACGAGGGCACGTCCGGTGGCGGTGCCTCCGGTGGTGGCGCCCCCGGTGACGGGCCGTCGGCCGGCCGAGGGGCGTTCGCGTCCCCCTGGACCCGGGGCGCGGCGGCGCTGCTCGCCGGGGCGCTGCCCGCGCTCGCCTTTCCCGCGCCCGGACTCTGGTGGTTCGCCTACGTCGCGCTGGTCCCCTGGCTGCTGCTGATCCGCACCGCGCAGGCGCCCCGCAGGGCCGCGCTGGACGGCTGGATCGGCGGCATCGGCTTCGTCGTCGCGGTGCACCACTGGCTGGTGCCGAGCCTCCACGTCTTCATCGTGCTGCTGGCCGCCCTGCTGGGGCTCCTCTGGGCTCCCTGGGGGCTGCTGGTGTCCCGGCTGCTCGGCGGGTCCCCTTCCGCGTCGCGTGCCGTCGCCGCCGTGGTGGTCGTGCCCTCCGGGTGGCTGATGATCGAGCTGGTCCGGTCCTGGGAAGGGCTCGGCGGCCCCTGGGGGCTTCTCGGCGCGAGTCAGTGGGAGGTCGCCCCCGCCCTGCGGGTCGCCTCGGTGGGCGGGGTGTGGCTGGTGAGTCTGCTGGTGCTCGCGGTGAACACCGGCGTGGCGCTGCTGGTCGTCGGCCGAGCGGCCCGTACGACCGCCGGGGTCCTGCTGGTGGTGTGCGCCCTGTCCGTCGCGGCGGTGGCGGCCTGGGCGCCCCGGCCCACGAGCACCGGCGCGGTCAGGATCGCCGTCGTGCAGCCTGGCGTCGTGGAGGGGCCGGGAAGCGTCGCGCGCCGCTTCGACCGGGGCGAGGAGCTGACCCGTTCGCTGCGGGGCCGGGGCGTGGACCTGGTGGTGTGGGGTGAGAGCAGTATCGGTGCGGGTGCGTGGGAGCGCCCGGAGACCGCGCGGCGGCTGGCCGGGCTGTCCCGTCTGGTCGGCGCGGATCTGCTGGTCAACGTGGACGCCCGGCAGACGGACGGTTCGGGGCGGTCGGGGATCTTCAAGTCGGCGGTGCTCGTGGGTCCCGGCGGGCCGACCGGGGACCGCTACGACAAGATGCGTCTGGTCCCGTTCGGCGAGTACGTCCCGGCCCGTTCCCTGCTGGGGTGGGCGACGTCCGTGGGCAAGGCGGCGGGCGAGGACCGGCTGCGCGGCGACCGCCAGGTGGTGATGACCCTGCCGGACGGGGCGCCGGGGCTGCGGATCGGCCCCCTGGTCTGCTTCGAGACGGCGTTCCCCGACATGAGCCGCAGGCTGGTGCGCGACGGGGCGCAGGTGATCGTCGCCCAGTCCGCCACCTCGACGTTCCAGGACAGTTGGGCTCCGGCCCAGCACGCCTCGCTGGGGGCGCTGCGGGCGGCCGAGAACGGCCGCCCGATGGTCCACGCCACGCTCACGGGCATCAGTGCGGCGTACGGGCCCCGGGGCGAGCGGGTGGGCCGCCCGCTCGGCACGGACGCGAGCGCGGCGGAGGTGTTCGACCTGCCGCTGGCACGCGGGGAGACGCTCTACGGCCGGTTCGGGGACTGGCCGGTGTACGGGGCGCTGGCGGCGCTGGCCGTGCTGTGCGCCGTCGAGGGACTGCGGGCGCTCAGGAGGCCTGCTCCAGGGCCTCCCGGACCACCCGCTCGCACAGCTCATGGGTCGCCAGGGCGTCCCGGGCGCTGA
- a CDS encoding Gfo/Idh/MocA family protein, which translates to MKIGCIGLGDIAQKAYLPVLTAVPGVELHLQTRTPATLHAVGDTHRVPADARHTTLDSLLAAGLDAAFVHAPTAVHPQIVERLIDAGVATYVDKPIAYEYADSERLVALAEERGVSLAVGFNRRFAPGYAQCAEHPRELVLMQKNRVGLPEDPRTMILDDFIHVVDTLRFLVPGTVDHTTVRARIVDGLMHHVVLQLSGDGFTAIGMMNRLNGSTEEILEVSGQDSKRQVLNLADIVDHKGQPSVRRRGDWVPVARQRGIEACVHAFLDAVRRGETLSARDALATHELCERVVREALEQAS; encoded by the coding sequence GTGAAGATCGGTTGCATCGGGCTCGGCGACATCGCGCAGAAGGCGTACCTGCCGGTGCTCACGGCCGTACCGGGGGTCGAACTGCATCTGCAGACCCGCACCCCCGCCACGCTCCACGCGGTCGGCGACACCCACCGCGTTCCGGCCGACGCCCGTCACACGACCCTCGACTCCCTTCTCGCCGCAGGGCTGGACGCGGCATTCGTGCACGCCCCGACCGCCGTGCACCCGCAGATCGTGGAACGGCTCATCGACGCCGGCGTCGCCACCTATGTCGACAAGCCGATCGCCTATGAGTACGCCGACTCCGAGCGGCTGGTGGCCCTCGCCGAGGAACGCGGCGTCAGCCTCGCCGTCGGCTTCAACCGCCGCTTCGCCCCGGGCTACGCGCAGTGCGCGGAGCACCCGCGCGAACTGGTCCTCATGCAGAAGAACCGGGTCGGGCTGCCCGAGGACCCCCGGACGATGATCCTCGACGACTTCATCCACGTCGTCGACACCCTGCGCTTCCTGGTCCCGGGCACCGTCGACCACACCACCGTGCGGGCCCGGATCGTGGACGGCCTGATGCACCACGTGGTGCTCCAGCTGTCCGGCGACGGATTCACCGCGATCGGCATGATGAACCGGCTGAACGGATCGACCGAGGAGATCCTCGAAGTCTCCGGCCAGGACAGCAAGCGACAGGTCCTCAACCTCGCGGACATCGTCGACCACAAGGGGCAGCCGAGTGTGCGGCGGCGCGGCGACTGGGTCCCCGTGGCCCGGCAGCGCGGCATCGAAGCCTGCGTGCACGCCTTCCTCGACGCCGTGCGCCGGGGCGAAACGCTCAGCGCCCGGGACGCCCTGGCGACCCATGAGCTGTGCGAGCGGGTGGTCCGGGAGGCCCTGGAGCAGGCCTCCTGA
- a CDS encoding DinB family protein: MTFPERSEPALDAAERPMLEGWLDYHRATMAMKCAGLTDAQVREASVPPSAFTLLGLLRHMAEVERGWFREVLAGEELPDLYSTEEDPDGEWHVTESDTWAEADAAWRAEVAAARENAAAHHLDDFSQGVGSAGEPFSLRWIYTHMIEEYARHNGHADLVRERVDGATGD, from the coding sequence ATGACTTTTCCGGAACGCTCCGAACCCGCTCTCGACGCAGCCGAACGCCCCATGCTGGAGGGCTGGCTCGACTACCACCGCGCGACCATGGCCATGAAGTGCGCGGGGCTGACGGACGCCCAGGTGCGCGAGGCCTCGGTGCCGCCGTCCGCCTTCACGCTGCTCGGGCTCCTCCGGCACATGGCCGAGGTGGAGCGCGGCTGGTTCCGTGAGGTGCTGGCGGGCGAGGAGTTGCCGGACCTCTACTCCACCGAGGAGGACCCCGACGGTGAGTGGCATGTGACGGAGTCGGACACCTGGGCCGAGGCGGATGCCGCCTGGCGGGCGGAGGTCGCGGCGGCCCGGGAGAACGCCGCCGCGCACCACCTGGACGACTTCTCGCAGGGCGTCGGCTCGGCGGGCGAGCCGTTCAGCCTGCGCTGGATCTATACGCACATGATCGAGGAGTACGCGCGGCACAACGGCCACGCCGACCTGGTGCGCGAGCGCGTGGACGGCGCCACCGGCGACTGA
- a CDS encoding uracil-DNA glycosylase — MTDIDLLPESWRAVLGEELQKPYVKELADFVEEERAKGPVYPPREQVFAALDATPYEKVKVLVLGQDPYHGEGQGHGLCFSVRPGVRTPPSLRNIYKEMQQELGLPIPDNGYLMPWAEQGVLLLNAVLTVRAGEANSHKNKGWEKITDAVIRAVADRPDPAVFVLWGNYAQKKLPLIDEERHVVVKGAHPSPLSAKKFFGSRPFTQINEAVAAQGHQPIDWRIPELG; from the coding sequence GTGACCGATATCGACCTGCTGCCCGAGTCCTGGCGCGCCGTCCTCGGCGAAGAACTCCAGAAGCCGTACGTCAAGGAACTGGCGGACTTCGTCGAGGAGGAGCGGGCGAAGGGACCCGTGTATCCGCCGCGCGAGCAGGTCTTCGCCGCCCTGGACGCCACACCGTACGAGAAGGTGAAGGTCCTCGTCCTCGGCCAGGACCCGTATCACGGCGAGGGCCAGGGGCACGGGCTCTGCTTCTCCGTACGGCCGGGCGTCAGGACGCCTCCGTCGCTGCGCAACATCTACAAGGAGATGCAGCAGGAGCTCGGTCTGCCGATTCCGGACAACGGCTATCTGATGCCCTGGGCCGAGCAGGGCGTCCTGCTGCTCAACGCCGTGCTCACCGTCCGGGCCGGCGAGGCCAACTCCCACAAGAACAAGGGCTGGGAGAAGATCACCGACGCGGTGATCCGCGCCGTCGCCGACCGGCCCGACCCGGCGGTCTTCGTGCTCTGGGGCAACTACGCGCAGAAGAAGCTGCCCCTGATCGACGAGGAGCGCCACGTGGTGGTGAAGGGCGCGCACCCGTCGCCGCTCTCCGCCAAGAAGTTCTTCGGCTCCCGCCCCTTCACGCAGATCAACGAGGCCGTGGCCGCCCAGGGGCACCAGCCGATCGACTGGCGGATCCCCGAGCTCGGCTGA
- a CDS encoding ABC transporter substrate-binding protein, producing the protein MFYRASLQAAAALASLSLLAGCGLLSDSGSETDQKITVGTTSSPSTLDPAAAWDGSWELMRNVYQTLVSFPSGSTSPEPDAADSCKFTDATSMAYRCTLRKNLTFSNGEKLDAEAVKFSIDRIVDIHFKGGPAGMLDSLDRIETKGDDTVVFHLNKSDATFPFILATPAMSLVAPRDYPKDKIRDDGKVTGSGPYLLESYEDRVTAELKKNPDYKGFADRKNDAVTIRYFEQSADMVTALKADEIDATYRGLTAEEVVSLEDNKDDNAGLQIVESTGADIRFLVFNPKDPAAANPAVRKAIAHVVDRDALVAKVYRGTAEPLYSMVPKGIAGHTTSFFDTFGDPDVKKAKDILTGAGITKPVKMKFWYTTDRYGSSTKPEFEELGRQLEASGLFEITLQGEPWKTFQEGFNKGEYPVFGRGWFPDFPDPDNFIAPFVGKESVTGTPYINKEITQQLIPASRQESDRGAVSKQFERAQEILVEDVRLLPLWQGKLYVASGEDIGGSERALDPQTVMQLWELYRKASW; encoded by the coding sequence GTGTTCTACCGGGCCAGTCTGCAGGCTGCTGCAGCCCTAGCTTCCCTTTCTCTGCTGGCCGGCTGCGGTCTCCTTTCCGACAGTGGATCGGAAACGGACCAGAAGATAACCGTCGGGACGACCAGCTCCCCGTCCACGCTGGATCCCGCGGCAGCCTGGGACGGCTCCTGGGAGCTGATGCGGAACGTCTACCAGACCCTGGTGAGCTTCCCCTCCGGCAGCACGAGCCCGGAGCCGGACGCGGCGGACTCCTGCAAGTTCACCGACGCCACGAGCATGGCGTACCGGTGCACGCTCAGGAAGAACCTCACGTTCTCCAACGGTGAGAAGCTCGACGCCGAGGCCGTGAAGTTCTCCATCGACCGCATCGTGGACATCCACTTCAAGGGCGGCCCGGCCGGGATGCTCGACTCCCTGGACCGGATCGAGACCAAGGGTGACGACACGGTCGTCTTCCACCTGAACAAGTCCGACGCCACGTTCCCGTTCATCCTGGCCACGCCCGCGATGTCGCTGGTCGCTCCCCGCGACTACCCCAAGGACAAGATCCGCGACGACGGCAAGGTCACCGGTTCCGGCCCCTACCTCCTGGAGTCCTACGAGGACCGGGTCACCGCCGAGCTGAAGAAGAACCCGGACTACAAGGGCTTCGCCGACCGGAAGAACGACGCGGTCACCATCCGCTACTTCGAGCAGTCCGCCGACATGGTGACCGCGCTCAAGGCGGACGAGATCGACGCCACCTACCGGGGCCTGACCGCCGAGGAGGTCGTCAGCCTGGAGGACAACAAGGACGACAACGCCGGCCTCCAGATCGTCGAGAGCACCGGCGCGGACATCCGCTTCCTGGTCTTCAACCCGAAGGACCCGGCCGCCGCGAACCCGGCCGTCCGCAAGGCCATCGCCCACGTCGTGGACCGCGACGCCCTCGTCGCCAAGGTCTACCGGGGAACGGCCGAGCCGCTGTACTCCATGGTCCCCAAGGGCATCGCCGGACACACCACGAGCTTCTTCGACACCTTCGGCGACCCGGACGTGAAGAAGGCGAAGGACATCCTCACCGGGGCCGGCATCACCAAGCCCGTGAAGATGAAGTTCTGGTACACCACCGACCGGTACGGCTCCTCCACAAAGCCCGAGTTCGAGGAGCTGGGGCGCCAGCTGGAGGCGTCCGGGCTGTTCGAGATCACGCTCCAGGGCGAGCCCTGGAAGACCTTCCAGGAAGGCTTCAACAAGGGCGAGTACCCGGTCTTCGGCCGCGGCTGGTTCCCGGACTTCCCGGACCCCGACAACTTCATCGCCCCCTTCGTGGGCAAGGAGAGCGTCACCGGCACCCCGTACATCAACAAGGAGATCACCCAGCAGCTGATCCCCGCCTCGCGGCAGGAGAGCGACCGGGGTGCGGTCAGCAAGCAGTTCGAGCGGGCCCAGGAGATCCTCGTCGAGGACGTCCGCCTGCTGCCGCTGTGGCAGGGCAAGCTGTACGTCGCCTCGGGCGAGGACATCGGCGGCAGCGAGCGCGCACTCGACCCGCAGACCGTGATGCAGCTGTGGGAGCTGTACCGCAAGGCCAGCTGGTAG
- a CDS encoding SDR family oxidoreductase, producing MTVQDSGKVALVTGASRGIGYGIAEALVARGDRVAITGRGEDALKEAVERLGSDRVIGIAGKAHDEAHQAVAVERTMEAFGRVDYLVNNAGTNPVFGPMAELDLNVARKVYETNVISALGFAQQTWRAWQQENGGAIVNIASVAGVSASPFIGAYGMSKAAMVNLTLQLAHEFAPVVRVNAIAPAVVKTRFAEALYEGREAEAAAAYPLGRLGVPEDIGGAAAFLTSAQSDWITGQTLVVDGGIFLNAGVG from the coding sequence ATGACGGTGCAGGACAGCGGAAAGGTCGCCCTCGTCACGGGCGCGAGCCGGGGCATCGGCTACGGGATCGCCGAGGCGCTCGTCGCCCGCGGCGACCGGGTGGCCATCACCGGGCGGGGCGAGGACGCCCTCAAGGAGGCCGTCGAGCGGCTCGGCTCCGACCGGGTGATCGGCATCGCGGGCAAGGCGCACGACGAGGCGCACCAGGCCGTGGCGGTCGAGCGCACGATGGAGGCCTTCGGCCGGGTCGACTACCTGGTGAACAACGCCGGGACGAATCCGGTCTTCGGCCCCATGGCGGAGCTCGATCTGAACGTCGCCCGCAAGGTCTACGAGACCAACGTGATCTCGGCGCTGGGCTTCGCCCAGCAGACCTGGAGGGCCTGGCAGCAGGAGAACGGCGGGGCGATCGTGAACATCGCCTCGGTCGCCGGGGTCTCCGCGTCGCCGTTCATCGGCGCGTACGGCATGAGCAAGGCGGCGATGGTCAACCTGACCCTCCAGCTGGCGCACGAGTTCGCCCCGGTCGTCCGGGTCAACGCCATCGCCCCGGCCGTGGTCAAGACCAGGTTCGCCGAGGCCCTCTACGAGGGACGTGAAGCGGAGGCGGCGGCCGCCTATCCGCTGGGCCGGCTCGGTGTGCCCGAGGACATCGGCGGTGCGGCGGCCTTCCTCACCTCCGCGCAGTCCGACTGGATCACCGGCCAGACCCTCGTGGTCGACGGGGGAATTTTCCTCAACGCCGGCGTGGGCTGA
- the fabG gene encoding 3-oxoacyl-ACP reductase FabG — MSTTEQRVAIVTGAARGIGAATAVRLAAEGRSVAVLDLDEAACKDTVEKITAAGGTALAVGCDVSDAGQVEAAVARVAAELGAPTILVNNAGVLRDNLLFKMSESDWDLVMNVHLKGAFLMAKAVQAHMVEAKFGRIVSLSSSSALGNRGQANYSAVKAGLQGLTKTLAKELGKFGVTANAVAPGFIVTEMTAQTAARVGMGFEEFQAAAATQIPVQRVGRPEDVANAIAFFAGDDAGFVSGQVMYVAGGPLN, encoded by the coding sequence ATGTCCACCACCGAGCAGCGCGTCGCCATCGTGACGGGAGCGGCGCGGGGCATCGGCGCCGCCACCGCCGTACGTCTCGCGGCCGAGGGCCGTTCCGTCGCCGTACTCGATCTCGACGAGGCGGCCTGCAAGGACACGGTCGAGAAGATCACCGCCGCCGGGGGCACCGCGCTCGCCGTCGGCTGCGACGTGTCGGACGCCGGCCAGGTGGAAGCCGCCGTCGCGCGGGTCGCCGCCGAGCTGGGCGCGCCGACGATCCTCGTGAACAACGCGGGCGTGCTCCGCGACAACCTGCTGTTCAAGATGAGCGAGTCCGACTGGGACCTCGTGATGAACGTGCACCTCAAGGGCGCGTTCCTGATGGCGAAGGCCGTCCAGGCCCACATGGTCGAGGCCAAGTTCGGCCGGATCGTCTCGCTCTCCTCCTCCTCGGCCCTCGGCAACCGGGGCCAGGCCAACTACTCCGCGGTCAAGGCGGGGCTCCAGGGCCTCACCAAGACGCTCGCCAAGGAGCTCGGCAAGTTCGGCGTCACCGCCAACGCCGTCGCGCCCGGCTTCATCGTCACGGAGATGACCGCGCAGACGGCCGCCCGCGTCGGCATGGGCTTCGAGGAGTTCCAGGCCGCGGCCGCCACCCAGATCCCGGTCCAGCGCGTCGGCCGTCCCGAGGACGTGGCGAACGCCATCGCGTTCTTCGCGGGCGACGACGCGGGCTTCGTCTCCGGCCAGGTCATGTACGTGGCCGGCGGACCCCTCAACTGA
- a CDS encoding DUF3037 domain-containing protein, with product MTRRDVFEYALLRVVPRVERGECFNAGVLVYCRAHSFVAARTHLDEAKLKALDPGADVLGVRAALRAVEGVCGGGAGAGQAAGDDAGRRFRWLIAPRSTVVQPGAVHSGLTTDPAGEVERLLDLLVR from the coding sequence ATGACGCGCCGCGATGTCTTCGAGTACGCGCTCCTGCGCGTCGTGCCCCGGGTCGAGCGGGGGGAGTGCTTCAACGCCGGGGTGCTCGTCTACTGCCGGGCCCACTCGTTCGTCGCCGCCCGCACGCACCTGGACGAGGCGAAGCTGAAGGCGCTGGACCCGGGGGCCGATGTCCTCGGGGTGCGGGCCGCCCTGCGCGCCGTCGAAGGCGTCTGCGGCGGCGGCGCGGGCGCCGGCCAGGCGGCGGGCGACGACGCCGGGCGGCGGTTCCGCTGGCTGATCGCCCCGCGCTCCACGGTCGTCCAGCCCGGCGCCGTGCACAGCGGCCTGACCACCGACCCGGCCGGCGAGGTGGAACGGCTGCTCGACCTCCTCGTGCGCTGA
- a CDS encoding HipA family kinase, translating to MLEEVVATRYVTPLREGGSLPGIVEADDLGTYVMKFTGAGQGRKTLVAEIICGELGRRLGLRVPELVTIELDPVIGLAEPDEEVQELLRASGGLNLGMDYLPGSFGFDPLAYEVGAAEAGRIVWFDALINNVDRSWRNPNLLVWHGDLWLIDHGATMIWHHNWPGAQASAAKPYNASDHVLAPFGPDIAAAAAELAPLVTEDLLTEVAADVPDVWLADEPGFASADEVRRAYIAPLLARAADIHGRITLEAPAATRPSQAPGWLTERLPPRQKPGGDRAAAAARTGEEGGR from the coding sequence GTGTTGGAAGAGGTCGTAGCGACCCGCTATGTCACGCCCCTGCGGGAGGGCGGCTCGCTCCCGGGGATCGTCGAGGCCGACGATCTCGGCACATACGTCATGAAGTTCACCGGGGCGGGGCAGGGCCGTAAGACGCTCGTCGCGGAGATCATCTGCGGGGAGCTCGGCCGTCGGCTGGGGCTGCGGGTGCCCGAGCTGGTGACCATCGAACTCGACCCCGTCATCGGACTCGCCGAGCCCGACGAGGAGGTGCAGGAGCTGCTCCGCGCGAGCGGCGGACTGAACCTCGGGATGGACTACCTGCCGGGCTCGTTCGGGTTCGATCCGCTCGCCTACGAGGTCGGGGCGGCCGAGGCCGGGCGGATCGTCTGGTTCGACGCGCTGATCAACAACGTCGACCGCTCCTGGCGCAACCCGAACCTGCTCGTCTGGCACGGCGACCTCTGGCTCATCGACCACGGCGCGACCATGATCTGGCACCACAACTGGCCCGGCGCCCAGGCCTCCGCCGCCAAGCCCTACAACGCCTCCGACCATGTCCTGGCGCCCTTCGGCCCGGACATCGCGGCCGCGGCCGCCGAGCTGGCCCCGCTGGTCACCGAGGACCTGCTCACCGAGGTCGCCGCCGACGTGCCGGACGTCTGGCTGGCCGACGAGCCCGGCTTCGCCTCCGCCGACGAGGTGCGCCGGGCCTACATCGCACCGCTGCTCGCGCGGGCCGCCGACATCCACGGGCGGATCACCCTGGAGGCGCCGGCCGCGACCCGGCCCTCCCAGGCCCCGGGCTGGCTCACCGAGCGGCTGCCGCCGCGGCAGAAGCCCGGCGGCGACCGTGCCGCGGCGGCCGCCCGTACCGGCGAGGAGGGCGGCCGATGA